The Geomonas ferrireducens genome includes a window with the following:
- a CDS encoding agmatine deiminase family protein yields the protein MKQNRRLPAEWELQDGVLLAWPHENSDWLPYLDQVQPVFAAIIAVISRFETVVVAADDPEEVRETLAAAGADLEHVRLLPIDTNDTWARDFGPITVLEDGAPRLLNFGFNGWGLKFPSDLDNRINKQLQAQGLWKAPLDTVGLILEGGSIESDGRGTILTTEECLMNDNRNPHLTREELEEELHGLFGSDRFLWLSNGYLAGDDTDSHVDTLARLCPDNTIAYVRCDDPDDEHYPALKAMEEEILAFRTSGGRPYRCIPLPWPGAKFDEDGERLPATYANFLVINGAVLVPTYNDEKDAAALVAVGEAFPGFEIIGIDCLPLILQHGSLHCVTMQLPKGTLK from the coding sequence GTGAAACAAAACAGAAGACTACCGGCGGAGTGGGAACTCCAGGACGGCGTGCTCCTGGCATGGCCGCACGAGAACAGCGACTGGCTGCCGTATCTCGACCAGGTCCAACCGGTTTTCGCCGCCATCATCGCCGTCATCAGCCGCTTCGAAACGGTAGTGGTAGCCGCAGACGACCCCGAAGAGGTGCGCGAAACGCTTGCCGCCGCCGGGGCCGACCTCGAGCACGTACGGCTCCTTCCGATCGACACCAACGACACCTGGGCACGCGACTTCGGCCCCATCACTGTTCTGGAAGACGGCGCGCCGAGGCTCTTGAACTTCGGCTTCAACGGTTGGGGGCTCAAGTTCCCCTCCGATCTCGACAACCGGATCAACAAGCAGTTGCAGGCGCAAGGCCTCTGGAAGGCGCCGCTCGACACGGTGGGCCTCATCCTCGAGGGGGGGAGCATCGAGAGCGACGGCAGGGGGACTATCCTCACCACCGAAGAATGCCTCATGAACGATAACCGCAACCCGCACCTGACCCGCGAAGAGCTGGAAGAGGAGCTGCACGGGCTTTTCGGCAGCGACCGTTTCCTCTGGCTTTCCAACGGGTACCTGGCGGGCGACGACACCGACTCCCATGTCGACACGCTCGCGCGCCTCTGCCCCGACAACACCATCGCCTACGTGCGCTGCGACGACCCGGATGACGAGCACTACCCTGCCCTCAAGGCGATGGAGGAGGAGATCCTCGCCTTCCGCACCAGCGGTGGGCGGCCGTACCGCTGCATCCCCCTCCCCTGGCCGGGCGCGAAGTTCGACGAGGACGGGGAGCGGCTCCCGGCCACCTACGCGAACTTCCTGGTGATCAACGGTGCCGTGCTGGTGCCGACCTACAACGATGAAAAGGACGCCGCCGCGCTGGTTGCCGTCGGCGAGGCTTTTCCGGGCTTCGAGATCATCGGCATCGACTGCCTGCCGCTCATCCTGCAGCACGGCTCGCTGCACTGCGTGACCATGCAGCTGCCGAAGGGGACGCTTAAGTAA
- the nudC gene encoding NAD(+) diphosphatase, producing the protein MSYPDTINLPFNGEIIKTRFTQLKPDAATDPGPGYWVLLQGDALLLQDGDLYRGELPPSLNDDGRALQFGEWDGAPVRLLSLGKTEAVPETLQPVPWTELPDQLASIYGVAKQILYWERQSSHCSRCGSGEMTRIAPTWGKRCGGCGHEHYPHIHPCIIVLIKRGDEFLLARKPEWAAGRYSLVAGFVDFGESLEECVAREVFEETGLKVTDVNYVGSQNWPFPSQLMAGFVARHESGEIRVDHDELEDAQWFTRERMPPALPPRRSIARWIIDNFALKDEG; encoded by the coding sequence ATGTCATATCCCGATACCATCAACCTTCCCTTTAACGGCGAGATCATAAAAACCCGATTCACCCAACTGAAACCGGACGCGGCCACCGATCCCGGGCCGGGCTACTGGGTCCTCCTCCAGGGGGACGCGCTCCTCTTGCAGGATGGCGACCTCTACCGGGGCGAGCTCCCCCCATCACTAAACGACGACGGCCGCGCGCTGCAGTTCGGGGAGTGGGACGGTGCACCGGTGCGCCTTTTAAGCCTCGGGAAAACCGAAGCGGTTCCTGAGACGCTTCAGCCCGTCCCGTGGACCGAGCTTCCGGACCAGTTGGCCTCCATCTACGGCGTCGCCAAACAGATCCTTTACTGGGAGCGGCAAAGCAGCCACTGCTCGCGCTGCGGCAGCGGCGAGATGACCCGCATCGCCCCCACCTGGGGCAAGCGCTGCGGCGGCTGCGGGCACGAGCATTACCCGCACATCCATCCCTGCATCATCGTCCTCATCAAGCGCGGCGACGAATTCCTGCTGGCGCGAAAGCCGGAATGGGCCGCCGGGCGCTACAGCCTCGTTGCCGGTTTCGTGGACTTCGGAGAATCGCTTGAGGAGTGCGTGGCGCGCGAGGTGTTCGAGGAGACCGGTCTCAAGGTAACCGACGTAAACTACGTCGGGAGCCAGAACTGGCCCTTCCCGAGCCAGCTCATGGCCGGCTTTGTCGCGCGTCACGAGTCGGGCGAGATAAGGGTCGATCACGACGAACTGGAGGATGCGCAGTGGTTCACCAGGGAACGCATGCCCCCGGCGCTCCCCCCAAGGCGCAGCATCGCGCGCTGGATCATCGACAATTTCGCCCTTAAAGACGAGGGGTGA
- a CDS encoding DEAD/DEAH box helicase: MIDIPSNPLLRHLFQMPAAGIYALADKVHLFNGFELCKRTPVASVAWQQAGDVLEVGLSDAGQTCRVSLSIAHGEFNGSCNCGVWSPHGRCPHLVAALATVKKALAPASLPMLQLPNDYLAGIREQLSLVPVKEVAAEEGTIPADSGYALVLERQQGEVRLRLMQNLLPVALYDTALPASMRDFLRLLHSSALRGRVVEEFLGRFRGRFPILYLSGDETRPLSFDASVTRAVLLQLDLDKGEVAATLSLENGASMDDALFIHQGYLFDLKRSLIQKVDDTGQRLYGSLTVLLARLPEAPAVEATGCRFPAALFNRLQFELGAEGETASRLILSVSGVCVTPRVIEPRYRLNILELEDMVPLVAEGAAGEAVFSFYSEAFRFLNGDGRASYPQPLKAKKRVAAIAKACFAAFGSNNLAERDRLVRQTLEGAEFFKRGIRADARAIINGFCEEARRTLTLLQLSEDGEWLALGVDVSRQTRLLEILAEIFGFDIFWQAGEGERFSLERKVFMGRLGELKAALVAEGYSIALAGEELQTVSWTFTLDATRSTIDWFELRPEIRADGELVDEAELMAALNGGGVFRRGGAVFLLDPLTSSTLALFAPHTKREVVRVPRLQILDWITLRKNGVRVLLSPEDERIFESLTRFEGIPKLDAPVGLKATLRNYQVEGYSWLAFLYEHRFGACLADDMGLGKTIQAIALLAGLKEGAIASDVPREVPHLVVVPPTLIFNWESELARFYPDLKVGVYRGQGRRAEFAGFDVVITSYGVVQRDIEVLREIPFHVVVFDEAQAVKNIHAETTGAVRRLKGAFKVALTGTPLENHLGEYFSVMDLALPGLLGPYEQFRKQMGREGNDFIETLIRRTRPFILRRSKDMIAAELPPKVETDLYLEMSPRQKALYARTVTEVRETVARAFASNAAGQARIIALTAILKLRQICLCSRLVLPGANDRSPKIEFLVDQLQELFAEGHSVLVFSQFTSFLDIVEQGLTQHGIASSRLDGSTPVSRRKELVQNFQEATEPGVFLLSLKAGGRGLNLTRASYVFHLDPWWNPAVESQASDRAHRIGQKRQVTITRLLMRHSIEEKMMELKKRKLKLYRALLDEAEQGGSVSIGREDFEFLLG; this comes from the coding sequence GTGATCGACATTCCGTCCAACCCACTGCTGCGGCACCTGTTCCAAATGCCTGCGGCGGGCATCTATGCGCTGGCCGACAAGGTGCACCTCTTCAACGGCTTCGAGCTGTGCAAGAGGACTCCGGTCGCAAGCGTCGCCTGGCAGCAGGCCGGCGACGTCCTTGAGGTCGGCCTGTCGGATGCGGGGCAGACCTGCCGGGTGAGCCTGTCGATCGCCCATGGCGAATTCAACGGCAGTTGCAATTGCGGCGTCTGGAGTCCGCACGGGCGTTGCCCGCACCTCGTCGCGGCCCTCGCCACGGTGAAAAAGGCGCTCGCCCCGGCTTCCCTTCCCATGCTGCAACTCCCCAACGATTACCTGGCTGGAATCCGTGAGCAACTCTCCCTGGTTCCGGTTAAAGAGGTCGCTGCCGAAGAGGGGACGATCCCCGCCGATAGTGGCTACGCCCTGGTGCTTGAAAGGCAGCAGGGTGAAGTGCGCCTTCGCCTCATGCAGAACCTCCTGCCGGTCGCGCTCTACGACACGGCTCTTCCCGCCTCCATGCGCGACTTCCTGAGACTGTTGCATTCTTCGGCACTGCGCGGCCGCGTCGTGGAAGAGTTCCTCGGGCGTTTCCGCGGGCGCTTCCCGATCCTCTACCTTTCCGGGGATGAGACGAGGCCGCTCTCGTTCGACGCCTCGGTGACCCGTGCCGTCCTGCTGCAGCTCGATCTGGATAAAGGGGAGGTCGCCGCAACCCTCTCCCTCGAGAACGGCGCCTCGATGGATGACGCGCTCTTCATCCACCAGGGTTACCTCTTCGATCTCAAACGCAGCCTGATCCAGAAGGTCGATGACACCGGCCAGCGCCTCTACGGAAGCCTCACGGTTCTTCTTGCGCGGCTTCCCGAAGCCCCGGCGGTGGAGGCGACAGGTTGCCGTTTCCCTGCGGCGCTCTTCAACCGGCTTCAGTTCGAGCTCGGCGCCGAGGGGGAGACCGCCTCGCGCCTTATCCTCTCCGTCTCCGGCGTCTGCGTGACGCCGAGAGTCATCGAGCCGCGCTACCGACTAAATATCCTCGAGCTCGAGGATATGGTGCCGCTGGTGGCCGAAGGGGCGGCCGGGGAAGCCGTCTTTTCCTTCTACTCCGAGGCCTTCCGCTTCCTGAACGGAGACGGCCGCGCCTCATACCCGCAACCGTTGAAGGCGAAGAAGCGTGTCGCCGCCATCGCGAAGGCCTGCTTCGCAGCCTTTGGCTCCAACAACCTTGCGGAGCGCGACCGCCTCGTACGCCAGACGCTGGAAGGGGCCGAATTCTTCAAGCGCGGCATCAGAGCCGACGCCCGCGCCATCATCAACGGTTTCTGCGAAGAGGCGCGCAGGACGCTCACCTTGTTGCAGCTCTCGGAGGATGGAGAGTGGCTCGCCCTCGGGGTCGACGTCTCGCGTCAGACGCGTCTTCTCGAGATCCTCGCGGAAATCTTCGGCTTCGATATCTTCTGGCAGGCGGGGGAGGGGGAGCGCTTCTCGCTGGAGCGCAAGGTTTTCATGGGGCGCCTGGGCGAGCTGAAGGCGGCGCTTGTCGCCGAGGGGTATTCCATCGCCCTTGCCGGCGAGGAGCTGCAGACCGTTTCCTGGACCTTCACCCTGGACGCCACCAGGTCGACCATCGACTGGTTCGAGCTGCGTCCGGAGATTCGCGCCGACGGCGAACTGGTCGACGAGGCCGAACTCATGGCCGCTTTGAACGGCGGCGGGGTCTTCCGTCGGGGAGGCGCCGTTTTCCTTCTCGACCCGCTCACGAGCAGCACACTCGCCCTTTTTGCCCCCCATACGAAACGCGAGGTGGTGCGGGTGCCGCGCCTGCAGATCCTCGACTGGATCACGCTCAGGAAAAACGGCGTGCGCGTGCTTTTGTCCCCCGAGGACGAGCGCATCTTCGAGAGCCTTACCCGCTTCGAGGGGATACCGAAACTCGACGCACCGGTGGGGCTGAAGGCCACCCTGCGCAACTACCAGGTCGAAGGGTACAGCTGGCTCGCCTTTCTCTACGAGCACCGTTTCGGGGCCTGCCTAGCCGACGACATGGGGCTTGGCAAAACCATCCAGGCGATCGCGCTTCTGGCCGGGCTCAAGGAGGGGGCCATCGCCTCCGATGTGCCCCGCGAAGTGCCGCACCTCGTCGTGGTTCCACCCACCCTCATCTTCAACTGGGAGAGCGAGCTTGCCCGCTTCTACCCGGACCTGAAGGTCGGCGTCTATCGCGGCCAGGGGCGCCGTGCCGAATTCGCGGGTTTTGACGTCGTCATCACGAGCTACGGAGTGGTGCAGCGCGACATCGAGGTGCTGCGCGAGATCCCGTTCCACGTCGTCGTCTTCGACGAGGCCCAGGCGGTGAAGAATATCCACGCCGAGACCACCGGGGCGGTACGCAGGCTGAAGGGAGCCTTCAAGGTCGCCCTCACCGGGACGCCGCTGGAAAACCACCTGGGTGAGTATTTCTCGGTGATGGACCTGGCTCTCCCCGGGCTCCTCGGCCCGTACGAACAGTTCCGCAAACAGATGGGGCGCGAGGGAAACGACTTCATCGAGACGCTGATCCGGCGCACCCGCCCCTTCATCCTGCGCCGCTCGAAGGACATGATCGCAGCGGAGCTCCCGCCGAAGGTGGAGACCGACCTCTACCTGGAGATGAGTCCGAGGCAGAAGGCGCTCTACGCCCGGACCGTCACCGAGGTGCGCGAGACGGTGGCGCGTGCCTTCGCCTCCAACGCCGCCGGACAGGCGCGCATCATCGCGCTAACCGCGATCCTCAAGCTGCGCCAGATCTGCCTCTGCTCACGACTCGTCCTCCCCGGGGCCAACGACCGCTCTCCGAAGATAGAGTTCCTGGTGGATCAGCTGCAGGAACTCTTCGCCGAAGGGCACAGCGTGCTCGTCTTTTCGCAGTTCACCTCGTTTCTCGACATCGTCGAGCAGGGGCTCACCCAGCACGGCATCGCCTCCTCGCGCCTGGACGGCTCCACGCCGGTCTCACGCCGCAAGGAACTGGTGCAGAACTTCCAGGAAGCGACCGAGCCCGGCGTGTTTCTCTTGAGCCTCAAGGCTGGGGGACGCGGCCTCAACCTGACCCGCGCCTCCTACGTCTTTCACTTGGACCCCTGGTGGAACCCGGCCGTCGAGAGTCAGGCCTCGGACCGGGCGCACCGCATCGGACAGAAGCGCCAGGTCACCATCACGAGGCTTTTGATGCGGCACAGCATCGAGGAGAAGATGATGGAACTGAAGAAGCGCAAGCTGAAACTGTACCGGGCGCTTCTGGATGAGGCGGAGCAGGGGGGGAGCGTCTCTATCGGGCGGGAGGACTTCGAGTTCCTGCTGGGGTAG
- a CDS encoding carbon-nitrogen hydrolase, whose amino-acid sequence MKKLKVALVQQALQEGREAMVSATIAGIREAAAKGAQLVVLQELHTGSYFCQTEDTACFDMAETIPGPSTEEFGALAKELGVVIVTSLFERRAPGLYHNTAVVLEKDGSIAGKYRKMHIPDDPAFYEKFYFTPGDLGFEPIQTSVGRLGVLVCWDQWYPEAARMMALAGADLLIYPTAIGWDPRDEKDEQARQLDAWVTVQRSHAVANGIPVVSVNRVGFEGDPSGAGAGIKFWGSSFAAGPQGEFLARGGEEEELLVVDLDMGRSEDVRRIWPFLRDRRIDAYGDLAKRYRD is encoded by the coding sequence ATGAAGAAACTGAAAGTAGCCCTCGTACAGCAGGCCCTGCAGGAAGGGCGTGAAGCCATGGTCTCCGCCACCATCGCCGGAATCCGCGAGGCAGCCGCCAAGGGGGCTCAGCTCGTGGTGCTCCAGGAACTCCATACCGGCAGCTATTTCTGCCAAACCGAGGACACCGCCTGCTTCGACATGGCCGAGACGATCCCCGGCCCCTCCACCGAAGAGTTCGGCGCACTGGCAAAAGAACTCGGCGTCGTCATCGTCACCTCGCTCTTCGAGCGCCGCGCGCCGGGGCTGTACCACAACACCGCCGTGGTACTGGAAAAGGACGGGAGCATCGCCGGCAAGTACCGCAAGATGCACATCCCGGACGATCCTGCCTTCTACGAGAAGTTCTACTTCACCCCGGGCGATCTCGGTTTCGAACCGATCCAGACCTCGGTGGGAAGGCTCGGCGTTCTGGTCTGCTGGGACCAGTGGTACCCCGAGGCGGCGCGCATGATGGCGCTCGCCGGCGCCGACCTCCTCATCTACCCGACCGCCATCGGCTGGGACCCGCGCGACGAGAAGGACGAGCAGGCGCGTCAGCTGGACGCCTGGGTGACCGTGCAGCGATCGCACGCAGTCGCAAACGGCATTCCGGTTGTCAGCGTGAACCGCGTAGGCTTCGAGGGCGACCCGAGCGGCGCGGGCGCCGGCATCAAATTCTGGGGCTCGAGCTTTGCGGCAGGACCGCAGGGGGAATTCCTGGCACGCGGCGGCGAGGAAGAGGAGCTCCTGGTGGTCGATCTCGACATGGGACGCAGCGAGGACGTGCGGCGCATCTGGCCCTTCTTGCGCGACCGCCGCATCGACGCCTATGGCGACCTGGCGAAGCGCTACCGCGATTAG
- a CDS encoding ATP-binding protein has translation MIIKKPSKTLYLSIESRLCDVALVGHAVRGVCACSPLKEEIYGEMEVCVVEALNNAITHAYRRQEGYRVDTAITLHHDRISFEVSDEGTAIEDFAPRSLEFDPEVIGSIPENGMGLFIIETLMDEVSYRSHNGRNTLSFCRYFTQPQA, from the coding sequence GTGATAATCAAGAAGCCGAGCAAAACCCTCTATCTAAGCATCGAAAGCAGATTGTGCGACGTGGCCCTCGTGGGACATGCGGTGCGCGGCGTCTGCGCCTGTTCGCCCCTTAAGGAGGAGATCTACGGTGAGATGGAAGTATGCGTGGTGGAGGCGCTAAACAACGCGATCACCCACGCCTACCGCCGCCAGGAAGGTTACCGCGTCGACACGGCCATCACGCTGCATCACGACCGCATCTCCTTCGAGGTTTCCGACGAGGGGACCGCGATCGAGGATTTCGCGCCTAGAAGCCTCGAGTTCGACCCCGAAGTGATCGGCTCCATCCCCGAAAACGGCATGGGGCTCTTCATCATCGAGACCCTCATGGACGAGGTGAGCTACCGCTCCCATAACGGCAGGAACACCCTCTCCTTCTGCCGCTACTTCACCCAGCCCCAGGCCTGA